The DNA region ATCTCAAAAATTGTGCTGGAAACGGCACATCCGGGGAAGTTTGCGGGTGTGATTCGGGACCATCTGGGATTTGAGCCGGAAATTCCTCCATCGTTGAAGAATGATTCTTTAAAAAATAAGTATGCCGTTTTGCCCAATAATTATGAAATTTTTAAAAATTATTTACTGGAGAACTTAAAGAAATAAGCGGAGTTTTTTTGGGGATTCCGGTTTTCACCACAATAAATTGTGGTGATTGTACAAGGGATTTTGGTATAATTGATCATTTTGAGGCGGTTACAAAATGGCCAATTTGTACGATCACCCTAATTTATTAGGGTGATTTTTTTCGGTTCAAGGCTACCTCTCCTTCCCTTTTTCAATGCGTATGCGCAGGGATTCCGGCCACTGCGACGGATCTTCCGAAGGGTAAATCCGAAGCGGGGGGCCGTTTTGTGTTAAAAGATCCTTTGTGCGGCAGTGCAAGATCTTTTTTGCGGCGGCCAGTCCGGTTGCCGTTACGCCGGCCACACCGTGACTGAGTGTGTTGGCACCACACATGAACAGGCCGTCAATCTCCGTGCGGATGGGAAAAGATCCCGGTCCCACCTGCGAAGGCGATTTTTCGATCCCGTACAAACTGCCGCGCGTGCTGTTGATGTAAAATTCATTGGTAAGCGGTGAGGCCAGGTTCCAGAAAACAACGTGATCACTTAATCCCGGAATGCGTTTGTCCAGGGCACGAAACATGCGCCGGGCCAGGGTTTCCTTCAGGGCCTGATAATCGCTTGAGCGGGCGCCCGATTTTTCTCCGGCCCATTTTTGGAAAGCGTCGTAGCCGACAAACGTAAACGCTTCACAGGTGTGATGGCCGTGGTGCATTTTTGAGGGATCCTTTAATGTGGTAACCGTCAAAAAAACAGATTTCGGCATCTCGGCCTTCAACGCGTAATCGGTTAATCCCAGTTTGTAAATCTCATCCACATTTTCATTTTCATAATACCAGCAATTTCCCGAGTCCAGGCCGGCTGCCCGAAGGTCCATGTCCACGGCAAAAAACAGGCTCAGCGACGATGTTGAATAGGTTACGCGATCCAGTTTCCGCCTCAGCTTTGGGCTGATGTGTTCCCGTCCCACCATTTTGCCGAAAGTCACCTCGGGATCGGCGTTGCTGATGACAAAGCGGGAACGGATTTCTGTTCCGTCAGAGAGGCGTACCCCAATGACGCGGCGGTTTTCCAGAAGGATTTTTTCCACAGGGGATTTGAGCCGGATTTCTCCGCCTGCCTGGGTGAGTGCCCGTACAAATGCTTTTGGAATGGCAAAACCCCCGCCCTTTGGATAATATCCCCCATTGAAGTAATGCGCGGTAATTCCCGCATGAACGAATGCTGAAACCCGCGACGGAGGCAGACCGTGATCGCCCGATTGTCCGGACAGAACACCCTTTAATACGGGATCCGAAACATGTGCGTCAATCAAATCCTGTCCGGTTTTTCGGCTCCATTTAAAGATTGAAAGCAAGCCGCCTGCTGATTTTAGGGCCTCTGCCGGACCGTGAATATTTCCCAGACGGTTGATGTTTTTCATGAGCCCGGAAATGGTTTCAAAGTAGGTATCAATCCCCTTTGCGTCGTGGGGGAAACGCGACTTTAATCGTTCTATGAGGTTTTCTTTTCCTTTGGGCAGATCAAAACGTTCCTTTCCCAAAAAAATGTGGTCGTAGCCTTCCGGATTCAGTTCCAAAAAAATCAAATCCTTGGAAACGCCGAGCCCTTCGTAAATGGCGCGCAGAAACCCGTCGGCTTCCAGATCGCCGATGTAATGCACACCCGGGCTGAACCGGTATCCGTTGAGTGTAAAAGAATGGGTCCAGCCCCCGGGGACTTCGTGCTGTTCGCACACAAGTACCCTTAATCCGGCTTGCGCCAGTGGGACGGCTGCTGCCAACCCGCCTGCGCCGGAGCCAATCACAATAACGTCGTAATCGGTAGTCATAAGGATGCCTCCCAATTAGGGATGAAAAAAGACAGGGAGCGTGCTTGCGACGGCTCCCTTTTTGGGCCCTACGTTGTCTGATCGTGATAGGGAATAGGAATATATTGAACCGACGGACGGTTCAATCCCGACTGGGGGAAGAGGTTCA from Calditrichota bacterium includes:
- a CDS encoding NAD(P)/FAD-dependent oxidoreductase, giving the protein MTTDYDVIVIGSGAGGLAAAVPLAQAGLRVLVCEQHEVPGGWTHSFTLNGYRFSPGVHYIGDLEADGFLRAIYEGLGVSKDLIFLELNPEGYDHIFLGKERFDLPKGKENLIERLKSRFPHDAKGIDTYFETISGLMKNINRLGNIHGPAEALKSAGGLLSIFKWSRKTGQDLIDAHVSDPVLKGVLSGQSGDHGLPPSRVSAFVHAGITAHYFNGGYYPKGGGFAIPKAFVRALTQAGGEIRLKSPVEKILLENRRVIGVRLSDGTEIRSRFVISNADPEVTFGKMVGREHISPKLRRKLDRVTYSTSSLSLFFAVDMDLRAAGLDSGNCWYYENENVDEIYKLGLTDYALKAEMPKSVFLTVTTLKDPSKMHHGHHTCEAFTFVGYDAFQKWAGEKSGARSSDYQALKETLARRMFRALDKRIPGLSDHVVFWNLASPLTNEFYINSTRGSLYGIEKSPSQVGPGSFPIRTEIDGLFMCGANTLSHGVAGVTATGLAAAKKILHCRTKDLLTQNGPPLRIYPSEDPSQWPESLRIRIEKGKER